In the genome of Olsenella profusa DSM 13989, one region contains:
- a CDS encoding GNAT family N-acetyltransferase, with the protein MCKPFRGKGIGTAMMGRLLDELRDTGYARASLSVQKANPLLHLYERLGFRIVGDGEDGIEWLMVHDLHRR; encoded by the coding sequence CTGTGCAAGCCGTTTCGCGGGAAGGGGATTGGTACGGCGATGATGGGCCGCCTGCTCGACGAGCTTCGCGACACCGGCTATGCCCGCGCGTCCCTCTCTGTGCAGAAGGCGAATCCCCTGCTGCACCTCTACGAGCGCCTGGGCTTCCGCATCGTCGGTGACGGTGAGGATGGGATCGAGTGGCTCATGGTGCACGACCTCCACCGCCGCTGA
- a CDS encoding ABC transporter ATP-binding protein, which translates to MKDLLDKLYLLAGKNARHVSNMLVFECLKGISDSWSLGAILFLLVKVCDHIFSGTAIVMGDIHIMTAIILLSVVGKIVFGYLADRHKNIAAYSLGAENRILIGDRLKNASMGYFSGNRLGEISGGMSTAVSDLETAGFSIIEALIVGMIQTAIMALFVLPYDVVTGLIIVVTLVCGLAVNGLAQKRADSLSSALLGLKMRLNANTLEYVKGISVLKAFGKNRQGASDLEDSISATRKGYLDVETKLVPVQFLYQVSFKIGSSVIVLVTLARFLGGDIDISKAMMLIIASFIVFSGFELAGSMQNIKGVAVQNLNTVLEMRSLPTIEQGERTDVDTARIEFRDVSFSYDGNNVFEGLSLSIPEDKTTAVVGPSGSGKTTLCNLAARFWDVQSGEVLVDGQNVKGYDYDALLANFSFVFQDVYLFDDTIRNNIKFGNPEASDEEMMAVSKRARCHDFIMGLPDGYDTVLQEGGSNLSGGERQRISIARAMLKPSKIVILDEATSSIDPENESQLLAALDNLLQGKTTIVIAHKLNTIRNADQIVVLGKDGVDSIGSHEELLRKSAIYRGFVLGKKEAANWLVTNRDV; encoded by the coding sequence ATGAAGGACCTACTTGACAAGCTGTATCTCTTGGCTGGAAAAAACGCGCGCCACGTCTCGAACATGCTCGTCTTCGAGTGCCTGAAGGGGATATCCGACAGCTGGTCGCTCGGAGCGATTCTGTTCCTACTGGTGAAGGTATGCGACCACATCTTCAGCGGCACCGCGATCGTCATGGGCGACATCCACATCATGACCGCCATAATCCTCCTGAGCGTGGTGGGGAAGATCGTCTTCGGCTACCTGGCCGATCGGCATAAGAACATCGCGGCATACAGCCTGGGCGCGGAGAATCGCATCCTCATAGGGGACCGGCTGAAGAACGCAAGCATGGGGTACTTCAGCGGAAACAGGCTGGGAGAGATATCCGGCGGGATGTCGACCGCGGTTTCGGACTTGGAGACGGCGGGATTCTCCATCATAGAGGCGCTCATCGTCGGCATGATCCAGACCGCGATCATGGCCCTGTTCGTGCTGCCGTACGACGTCGTGACCGGCCTCATCATCGTCGTGACATTGGTCTGCGGCCTTGCTGTCAACGGGCTCGCGCAGAAGAGGGCCGACAGCCTCAGCTCGGCACTCCTGGGACTCAAGATGAGACTGAACGCCAACACGTTGGAATACGTGAAGGGCATAAGCGTCCTGAAGGCCTTCGGCAAGAACCGCCAAGGTGCGTCCGATTTGGAGGACAGCATATCGGCCACCCGGAAAGGCTACCTTGACGTGGAGACGAAGCTGGTGCCCGTGCAGTTTCTGTACCAGGTCTCATTCAAGATCGGAAGCAGCGTCATCGTTCTGGTCACGCTGGCAAGGTTTCTGGGCGGCGACATCGACATCTCCAAGGCGATGATGCTGATCATTGCGAGCTTCATCGTGTTCTCCGGCTTTGAGCTTGCGGGCAGCATGCAGAATATCAAGGGGGTTGCCGTTCAGAACCTGAATACCGTGCTGGAGATGAGGTCGCTCCCCACCATCGAGCAGGGTGAGAGGACGGACGTGGACACTGCCCGGATAGAGTTCAGGGACGTGTCGTTCTCATACGACGGGAACAACGTGTTCGAGGGGCTGAGCCTGAGCATCCCGGAGGACAAGACGACGGCCGTCGTTGGACCCTCTGGTAGCGGGAAGACGACGCTTTGCAACCTAGCCGCCCGCTTTTGGGACGTGCAGAGCGGGGAGGTGCTGGTAGACGGCCAGAATGTCAAGGGCTACGACTATGATGCGCTCCTCGCCAACTTCTCGTTCGTCTTCCAAGACGTGTACCTGTTCGACGACACGATCCGCAACAACATCAAGTTCGGAAACCCGGAGGCATCGGACGAGGAGATGATGGCCGTCTCGAAGAGGGCACGGTGTCATGACTTCATCATGGGGCTGCCGGACGGATACGACACGGTCCTGCAGGAAGGCGGGAGCAACCTCTCGGGCGGAGAGCGGCAGCGCATATCAATCGCACGCGCCATGCTGAAGCCGAGCAAGATCGTCATCCTTGACGAGGCCACCTCCAGCATCGACCCGGAAAACGAGTCTCAGCTCCTTGCGGCCCTGGACAACCTCCTCCAGGGCAAGACGACCATAGTGATCGCTCACAAGCTGAACACCATACGGAACGCCGATCAGATCGTGGTCCTCGGAAAGGACGGCGTCGACAGCATCGGCAGCCACGAAGAGCTCCTCCGGAAGTCCGCGATTTACAGGGGTTTCGTCCTCGGCAAGAAGGAGGCAGCGAATTGGCTGGTCACGAATCGAGACGTATGA
- a CDS encoding ABC transporter ATP-binding protein, protein MGSVLKSHFGRILLSVLMAVVGVGLGVLPYYGVGSIIVMMVEGQSEIQGYVPQIALVVCGFVGSVAFHEASTVMSHNLAFRVIEDERKRLADKLSRLSMGAVEGKSSGQWAQFMVETLDKLERPIAHVIPEVLANAIVPIVLVVIIFTLDWRIGVANLISLPVGLLFTLLMMSGYQEKSLRYQRAAKEMNTSIVEYVRGINVIKAFNKSASSYGKFRDAVNDNKNAMLDWYLSVCFAMTAAMETLPSTLLFVLPTVMFLYMQGSISVYMVVMGILLSYASYKPLIKVMSHTDIMANIGVIASEIRTVMGMPELEREPVALPVSSHDIVFSHVGFGYEKGKDVLQDLTFMAREGQLTAIVGYSGSGKSTVAKLIAGFWNVDSGQVAIGGAKLSDMPLSQNMDLVTYVSQENFLFRRSILENMRMAREDASIEEIQDACRRASCHDFIESLPNGYRTVLGDAGGTLSGGERQRVTIARALLKDSPIVLLDEATAYSDPDNEAEIQKSINALVKSKTVIMIAHRLSTIVHADKIVVMNHGRIEACGTHDELLEHSPTYRELWGAHTEEPSEKVVLSQ, encoded by the coding sequence ATGGGCAGCGTTTTGAAGAGTCACTTCGGGCGGATACTCCTGTCCGTCCTCATGGCCGTCGTGGGAGTGGGGCTCGGCGTGCTCCCCTACTACGGCGTCGGGTCCATCATCGTCATGATGGTGGAGGGCCAGAGTGAGATCCAGGGCTATGTGCCGCAGATCGCATTGGTTGTGTGCGGCTTTGTCGGAAGCGTCGCCTTCCACGAGGCGTCCACGGTGATGTCCCACAACCTCGCGTTCCGCGTGATCGAGGACGAGCGGAAGCGACTGGCCGACAAGCTAAGCCGCCTTTCCATGGGGGCAGTCGAGGGCAAGAGCAGCGGCCAGTGGGCGCAGTTCATGGTCGAGACGCTTGACAAGCTGGAGCGGCCCATCGCACACGTGATTCCCGAGGTGCTGGCAAACGCCATCGTCCCGATCGTGCTCGTCGTCATCATCTTCACGCTGGATTGGCGCATAGGTGTCGCCAATCTGATCTCCCTTCCCGTGGGGCTGCTCTTCACCCTCCTGATGATGTCGGGGTACCAAGAGAAGTCGCTCAGATACCAGAGGGCGGCCAAGGAGATGAACACCAGCATCGTCGAATACGTGCGGGGCATCAACGTCATCAAGGCCTTCAACAAGTCGGCGTCTTCCTACGGGAAGTTCAGGGATGCCGTGAACGACAACAAGAACGCCATGCTGGACTGGTATCTGAGCGTGTGCTTCGCCATGACGGCCGCCATGGAGACGCTGCCGTCCACGCTCCTGTTCGTGCTCCCCACCGTCATGTTCCTCTACATGCAGGGCAGCATATCCGTCTACATGGTGGTCATGGGCATCCTCCTTTCGTACGCGTCCTACAAGCCACTGATCAAGGTCATGAGCCATACGGACATCATGGCCAACATCGGCGTCATAGCGAGCGAGATCAGGACCGTCATGGGCATGCCCGAGCTGGAGAGGGAACCCGTCGCCTTGCCCGTCTCCTCGCACGACATAGTCTTCTCGCACGTTGGGTTTGGCTACGAGAAGGGCAAGGACGTACTCCAGGACCTCACGTTCATGGCAAGGGAAGGCCAGCTGACAGCAATCGTCGGGTATTCCGGCAGCGGAAAGTCCACCGTCGCGAAGCTGATAGCGGGCTTCTGGAACGTGGACTCGGGCCAGGTCGCCATCGGTGGCGCCAAGCTGTCGGACATGCCGCTTTCGCAGAACATGGACCTCGTCACCTACGTGTCCCAAGAGAACTTCCTGTTCAGAAGGAGCATCTTGGAGAACATGAGGATGGCGAGGGAAGACGCGAGCATCGAGGAGATTCAGGACGCCTGTCGAAGGGCCAGCTGCCATGACTTCATAGAAAGCCTTCCCAACGGGTACAGGACGGTTCTGGGCGACGCCGGCGGCACCCTGTCAGGAGGCGAGCGGCAACGCGTCACCATCGCCCGTGCGCTCTTAAAGGACAGTCCCATCGTCCTTCTGGACGAGGCCACGGCCTATTCCGACCCAGACAACGAGGCCGAGATTCAGAAGTCGATAAACGCCCTGGTCAAGTCGAAGACCGTCATCATGATAGCCCACCGGCTCTCCACCATCGTCCATGCGGACAAGATCGTCGTGATGAACCATGGCCGAATCGAAGCGTGCGGCACGCATGATGAGCTGCTTGAGCATAGCCCCACCTACCGCGAGCTTTGGGGTGCCCACACTGAAGAGCCTAGTGAAAAGGTGGTTTTGTCGCAATGA